From Paenibacillus graminis, a single genomic window includes:
- a CDS encoding ABC transporter ATP-binding protein/permease yields MLQLKNITKSYKTGDFTQVALDKVNLNFRESEFVAILGQSGSGKTTLLNIIGGLDQYDSGELVINGQSTEHFKDADWDAYRNNSVGFIFQSYNLISHLSITDNVEMGMTLSGVDSGEKHRKALEVLEKVGLKEHVHKKPNQLSGGQMQRVAIARALANNPDIILADEPTGALDTETSEQIMELIKKIAEDKLVIMVTHNPELAESYADRVIRFSDGHAVSDSNPLANQKTSSSYKLKETSMSFFTALKLSGKNIATKKWRTGLTAFASSIGIIGIALILSLSNGFDKQINTYETGALSNFPIQITQTPINVELGPPAGKDSELPSYPKEKKLYPYDPSENSSQHTNVLTKEYIEYLNQIDPELIDGISYTRTVNMNVLVSDGKKAAALDKSNIGFTAYPSKQGSEAGSYLEQYYDVLEGTFPAKPTDVVLILDEYNRLTEAAADALGLDYKADSINLGDLIGKQLKLVMNNDYYRKNGGQFVVNGTAANVMDLYNSPKAVTLNIVGVLRGQEGSSISTLSPGIAYSDELAASFIADAQKSEIVVAQEKADFNVLTGQVLSDGAAGSGAGGAGTSPMGMMGPGRGAALGAVSLTKEDVLASLGATDIPNSVSLYPIDFSAKESVTAYLDKWNEGRDAKDQVEYTDLAAIVTNISGGIMDGITMVLVAFAAISLVVSLIMIGIITYISVMERTKEIGVLRALGARKKDITRVFNAETFIIGACSGLLGIGITYLLTIPVNAILYNLTELSNVAQLNPLHAFILGVISVGLTMIGGFIPAKMAAKKDPVTALRSE; encoded by the coding sequence ATGCTGCAATTAAAAAACATCACCAAGAGCTATAAGACCGGAGACTTCACGCAGGTAGCGCTGGATAAAGTGAATCTGAATTTCAGGGAAAGTGAATTTGTCGCCATTTTGGGCCAGAGCGGTTCGGGGAAAACCACGCTGCTGAATATCATCGGCGGACTGGATCAATATGACAGCGGAGAGCTGGTTATCAACGGCCAGTCAACGGAGCACTTCAAAGACGCCGATTGGGATGCGTACCGCAATAATAGTGTGGGCTTTATTTTTCAAAGCTATAATCTGATTTCGCATCTGAGTATCACGGATAATGTGGAGATGGGGATGACGCTCAGCGGGGTAGACTCCGGTGAGAAACACCGCAAGGCGCTTGAAGTCCTGGAGAAGGTCGGACTCAAGGAGCATGTCCATAAAAAGCCGAACCAGCTCTCCGGCGGACAGATGCAGCGGGTAGCGATTGCCCGTGCCCTGGCCAACAATCCGGATATTATTCTCGCGGATGAGCCGACGGGGGCGCTGGATACGGAAACCAGTGAGCAGATCATGGAGCTGATTAAGAAGATTGCGGAGGATAAGCTGGTTATCATGGTTACGCATAATCCGGAGCTGGCTGAGAGCTATGCAGACCGTGTCATTCGTTTTTCGGATGGTCATGCGGTTTCGGACAGCAACCCGCTGGCGAATCAGAAGACCTCAAGCTCTTATAAGCTGAAGGAAACCAGCATGAGCTTTTTCACCGCCCTGAAATTATCCGGGAAAAATATCGCGACCAAGAAGTGGCGGACGGGCCTGACTGCTTTTGCCTCAAGTATCGGAATCATTGGCATTGCCTTGATCCTGTCCTTGTCGAATGGATTCGATAAGCAGATCAACACCTATGAAACGGGGGCGCTCTCTAACTTCCCGATCCAGATTACTCAGACACCGATAAATGTAGAACTGGGACCGCCAGCCGGCAAAGACTCGGAGCTTCCCTCGTACCCTAAAGAGAAAAAGCTATACCCCTATGATCCGAGCGAGAATTCATCACAGCATACAAATGTGTTGACTAAAGAATATATCGAGTATTTGAATCAGATTGACCCCGAGCTTATTGATGGTATTTCCTATACCCGCACCGTGAATATGAATGTGCTGGTTTCGGATGGCAAAAAGGCGGCTGCGCTGGATAAAAGCAATATCGGCTTCACCGCATATCCCAGCAAACAGGGAAGTGAGGCGGGAAGCTATCTGGAGCAATATTATGATGTGCTGGAAGGAACATTCCCTGCCAAGCCGACGGATGTCGTGCTCATCTTGGATGAATATAACCGCCTGACCGAAGCTGCGGCCGATGCCCTGGGGCTGGATTATAAAGCGGATAGTATCAATCTGGGAGATCTTATTGGTAAACAACTGAAGCTCGTAATGAACAACGACTATTACCGCAAAAACGGCGGGCAGTTTGTCGTAAACGGAACAGCCGCGAATGTTATGGACCTCTATAACAGTCCTAAAGCGGTGACCCTGAACATCGTCGGGGTGCTGCGCGGCCAGGAAGGCTCCAGCATATCTACACTGTCTCCGGGCATTGCCTATTCGGATGAGCTTGCCGCTTCATTTATAGCAGATGCGCAGAAATCCGAAATCGTTGTGGCACAGGAAAAAGCAGATTTCAACGTGCTGACCGGTCAAGTATTGTCTGATGGTGCCGCGGGCAGCGGCGCAGGCGGAGCCGGTACAAGTCCGATGGGGATGATGGGCCCTGGCAGAGGCGCAGCACTGGGGGCTGTTTCCTTAACTAAAGAGGATGTGCTGGCATCTCTGGGGGCAACGGACATCCCTAACTCGGTTTCGCTGTACCCGATTGATTTCAGCGCCAAGGAATCGGTCACGGCTTATCTGGATAAATGGAATGAAGGACGTGATGCCAAGGATCAGGTCGAGTATACCGATTTGGCCGCTATCGTTACCAATATATCTGGCGGTATTATGGACGGGATTACGATGGTGCTTGTTGCTTTTGCTGCGATTTCCCTGGTAGTGTCACTGATCATGATCGGGATCATCACCTATATCTCCGTCATGGAGCGGACGAAGGAGATTGGAGTCCTGCGCGCGCTGGGAGCCCGTAAGAAGGATATTACACGGGTATTCAATGCCGAGACCTTTATTATCGGAGCCTGCTCAGGCCTCCTGGGGATCGGCATTACCTACTTGTTGACGATTCCGGTTAATGCCATTCTCTATAATCTGACGGAACTGTCGAATGTCGCCCAGCTGAATCCGCTGCATGCGTTTATTCTGGGCGTGATCAGTGTAGGGCTTACGATGATCGGCGGATTCATCCCGGCCAAGATGGCCGCGAAGAAAGACCCGGTTACAGCCCTGCGCAGTGAGTAA
- a CDS encoding HAMP domain-containing sensor histidine kinase, with amino-acid sequence MRRPKNRGLWWYFVSLVFVIILSFLLLLSILAYLYISLGNDLVQHRNPFPPILTIILFSLILGTTITLTVGRKVLAPIADLIKAAKEVSKGNFEIHLDESHRVGEISDVAHHFNIMVQELRSIETLRNDFVVNVSHEFKTPLAAIEGYATLLQDDSLSKEEHDEYTGMIIDSARQLTTLSGNILKISKLENQELLTEQTEYRLDEQLRQALLLLEPAWGPKQLSLNLDLEELRYYGNEELMMQVWLNVLGNAVKFTPEGGEISVSLRPGPSWITAVISDTGIGMAPKVRKHIFEKFYQGDPARSAEGNGLGLPLVSRIISLSGGTVEVSSEPGVGSAFTIKLPGPVNVK; translated from the coding sequence ATGAGGCGCCCTAAAAACAGAGGTTTGTGGTGGTATTTTGTATCGTTGGTGTTTGTGATTATCCTGTCCTTCCTTTTACTCTTGTCGATCTTAGCCTATCTATATATCAGTCTAGGCAATGATTTAGTACAGCACAGAAATCCTTTCCCGCCTATTCTAACCATTATATTATTCAGCCTCATCCTCGGAACAACGATCACTTTGACTGTGGGCCGGAAAGTATTAGCTCCCATCGCGGATCTGATCAAGGCAGCCAAGGAAGTCTCCAAAGGCAACTTTGAGATTCATTTGGATGAATCCCACCGGGTGGGCGAAATCAGCGACGTCGCTCACCACTTCAATATTATGGTTCAGGAGCTGCGCAGCATCGAGACTCTGCGCAATGATTTTGTGGTCAATGTGTCCCACGAATTCAAGACGCCCCTTGCGGCGATCGAGGGGTATGCCACCCTTTTGCAGGATGACAGTCTAAGCAAAGAAGAGCATGACGAATACACCGGGATGATTATTGACAGCGCCCGGCAATTAACCACCCTGTCCGGCAATATCCTCAAAATATCCAAGCTCGAAAACCAGGAACTGCTCACAGAACAAACGGAATACCGCTTGGACGAGCAGCTCCGGCAGGCTCTTCTATTACTGGAACCGGCTTGGGGGCCGAAGCAGCTGAGCCTTAACCTTGATCTTGAGGAGCTGCGCTATTACGGAAATGAAGAGCTCATGATGCAAGTATGGCTCAATGTGCTCGGCAATGCGGTCAAATTCACGCCGGAAGGCGGAGAAATTTCGGTTTCTCTCCGTCCCGGCCCCTCATGGATTACAGCGGTCATCTCTGATACAGGAATAGGAATGGCCCCGAAGGTCCGCAAGCATATTTTCGAGAAATTCTACCAGGGCGATCCCGCCCGCTCTGCCGAAGGCAACGGCCTCGGCCTGCCCCTGGTCAGCCGAATTATCAGCTTAAGCGGAGGCACGGTCGAGGTTAGCAGCGAGCCGGGGGTGGGATCGGCTTTTACGATTAAGCTGCCTGGGCCAGTCAACGTAAAATAA
- a CDS encoding response regulator transcription factor — MFNILVVEDDSKLRQLFCTVLTKNGYRAIPAVNGEDALTVLDKEFIDLMICDIMMPQMDGYELTRTLRDNNNNLPVLMVTARETFADKQQGFLVGIDDYMVKPINVNEMLLRVGALLRRAKIISERRIECGGTVLDYDSLTVNQRQESILLPQKEFYLLYKLISYPNKIFTKQQLMDEIWGMDTESDEHTVVVHINRLRERFRESTDFEIVTVRGLGYKAVKLG; from the coding sequence ATGTTTAATATTCTTGTAGTTGAGGATGACAGCAAATTACGGCAGCTCTTCTGTACAGTCCTGACCAAAAACGGATACCGGGCAATCCCGGCAGTTAACGGCGAGGATGCCCTTACGGTGTTGGATAAGGAATTTATCGACTTGATGATCTGCGATATTATGATGCCGCAAATGGATGGCTACGAGCTGACGCGGACACTCAGAGACAATAACAATAATCTTCCGGTTCTTATGGTGACTGCACGGGAGACCTTTGCTGACAAACAACAGGGATTTCTCGTTGGAATCGACGATTATATGGTTAAGCCCATTAATGTAAATGAAATGCTTCTGCGTGTCGGGGCGCTGCTGCGGCGTGCCAAGATTATTAGCGAACGCCGGATTGAATGTGGAGGAACCGTGCTGGATTATGACTCCCTGACCGTCAACCAGAGACAGGAAAGCATCCTTCTTCCGCAAAAGGAATTTTATTTACTCTATAAACTAATCTCCTATCCGAATAAAATCTTTACCAAACAGCAGCTGATGGATGAAATTTGGGGGATGGATACGGAATCCGATGAGCATACAGTAGTGGTCCATATTAACCGCTTGCGCGAGCGTTTCAGGGAGAGCACAGACTTTGAAATTGTCACTGTAAGAGGACTCGGCTATAAGGCGGTGAAGCTGGGATGA